Proteins co-encoded in one Acidobacteriota bacterium genomic window:
- a CDS encoding Ig-like domain-containing protein yields MFARHLARVFLPLCLASTLIGCSTSGLDSIQVSPSSQSLAVGQTAQLSVMGTYGNAKHTTTQSVTAGLTWTSSASAVATVNASGLVTAVSAGTTTVTANATAFNGPVSSSTVITVTGSGGGSAGGNIASITIIPGSQVVSLPTQTSQFIAIGTTASGGTVNLTNQVIWSSSSPQIATIGTTTGLATAVNKGADTITALYTNPTGGSVVTGTATFTVTGGTSQQFTSLTITPNTQALSASGQTGQFVALGTSGTTGLQQDVTGSTQLKWSSSIPSVATVSPTGLVTGVSAGNTTITAVLTNSDGSVISNTANVAVSTTQAPEPLLSLTIIPSVLSVGDLQDTGQFLAIGTFSVPPYVRDLTNDPSVTWISSFPSVFPVNTNLAGNQGATAGIVTAYGNGSAAIIAKAKNPDGTIQTATATFNCPLVLPNPPTTPGSCFPGSQTPALLSTLTVYNLGSSTGNWVVTAPAASGTPGVIHCGPGSTSGGSVCVATYPILSPANVGTTVVLTETHPKGVTFGGWSYNCTANPVVPDPVGPNTCTVHLTDTNTNVTVGAIFN; encoded by the coding sequence ATGTTCGCTCGCCACCTTGCTCGAGTATTCTTGCCCCTCTGCCTTGCCTCCACACTGATCGGTTGCAGCACCTCAGGACTGGACTCCATTCAGGTTTCACCATCAAGCCAGTCGCTGGCGGTTGGTCAGACTGCTCAACTTAGCGTCATGGGCACCTATGGAAATGCGAAACACACTACGACACAAAGTGTGACAGCGGGATTGACATGGACGTCGAGCGCTTCTGCTGTGGCAACGGTAAATGCCTCTGGATTGGTAACAGCTGTGAGCGCCGGCACAACGACGGTCACGGCCAATGCAACGGCTTTCAATGGCCCCGTCAGTTCGAGCACAGTCATCACGGTTACAGGGTCAGGTGGAGGGTCAGCTGGGGGAAACATTGCTTCGATCACAATCATTCCTGGTTCTCAAGTAGTTTCATTGCCAACGCAGACCAGCCAGTTTATTGCCATAGGAACAACTGCTTCCGGCGGAACCGTAAATCTGACCAACCAGGTCATTTGGAGTTCCAGCAGCCCACAGATTGCGACCATCGGTACAACGACCGGACTTGCCACAGCGGTGAACAAGGGAGCGGACACCATTACGGCTCTCTACACTAATCCCACAGGTGGATCCGTAGTGACGGGGACAGCAACATTTACCGTAACGGGCGGGACAAGCCAGCAATTTACGTCACTGACCATCACACCAAACACACAGGCTCTGTCGGCATCCGGGCAGACCGGCCAATTCGTCGCGCTTGGAACGTCAGGCACCACCGGTCTGCAGCAGGATGTCACGGGCTCGACGCAGCTCAAATGGAGCTCCAGCATTCCATCTGTTGCTACCGTGAGTCCAACAGGTCTGGTAACGGGTGTGAGCGCAGGTAACACGACGATCACCGCGGTGCTGACGAACAGCGATGGCAGCGTGATCTCGAATACTGCAAACGTCGCGGTTTCGACGACACAGGCACCGGAGCCTTTGCTCTCGCTCACGATTATCCCAAGCGTGCTTTCCGTGGGTGATCTTCAGGACACGGGGCAGTTTCTTGCGATTGGAACGTTCTCAGTCCCACCTTATGTGAGAGACCTGACGAATGATCCTAGTGTGACCTGGATATCTTCCTTTCCCAGCGTCTTTCCGGTTAACACCAACTTAGCGGGCAATCAGGGAGCGACGGCCGGGATTGTCACTGCTTATGGGAACGGCAGCGCCGCCATTATTGCTAAAGCCAAAAACCCAGACGGTACGATACAAACTGCTACAGCAACCTTCAATTGTCCCTTGGTTCTGCCGAATCCTCCTACGACTCCGGGATCGTGCTTTCCCGGTTCGCAGACACCTGCTCTCTTATCGACTTTGACTGTCTACAACTTAGGTTCGAGCACTGGAAATTGGGTGGTGACGGCTCCGGCCGCTTCAGGTACTCCAGGCGTGATCCATTGCGGCCCCGGTTCAACATCAGGCGGCTCTGTCTGCGTGGCGACTTATCCGATCCTGTCGCCTGCGAACGTAGGCACCACTGTTGTCTTAACTGAGACCCACCCGAAAGGAGTCACGTTCGGTGGATGGTCCTACAACTGTACCGCCAATCCTGTCGTACCAGACCCGGTCGGGCCCAACACATGCACAGTCCATTTGACAGACACCAATACGAACGTCACCGTGGGAGCTATCTTCAACTAA
- a CDS encoding Flp family type IVb pilin, translating to MKNKLWMLSLKVQDVLKNEEGQDLIEYALVVALVALAATAGMNTLATGINTAFTNIATKLGQYT from the coding sequence ATGAAGAACAAGTTGTGGATGCTTTCGCTCAAGGTTCAAGATGTCCTGAAGAATGAAGAGGGTCAGGACCTTATCGAGTACGCGCTGGTTGTTGCTCTGGTTGCCCTGGCTGCCACCGCAGGTATGAATACTCTGGCAACCGGTATCAACACCGCCTTTACGAATATCGCTACCAAGCTGGGTCAATACACCTAG
- a CDS encoding anhydro-N-acetylmuramic acid kinase — protein MTKPRSMIVAGVMSGTSADGVDVALCRILPGTGKGPRIKLIGSSGFPYPKPLRTAVLTAMDAKAISAAELSRLHWRLGELYADAIKATAKRFGAKVDLVGCHGQTIYHQGSPTNYLGKPVRCTWQMGEASVIAERLHAPVVSDFRPADLAAGGQGAPLVPVLDYIMFRSPKQNRVLQNLGGIANMTAIPAGASSEEVMAFDSGPANVVIDGCMAKLFGRSFDRNGATARHGTVHRPLVEQLMRSRYFSAPPPKSCGREEFGGAFVERFITLCRKHVAKDADVIATATALTAESILDAFRRFVWPHLNQKAPKAGGTEYVIAGGGAKNATLMNLLRSGLEPLGVRTRLMEELGVPVQAKESIAFALMAWLTWNNLPGNIPSATGAARPVILGKVTHG, from the coding sequence ATGACCAAGCCCAGGAGCATGATCGTAGCCGGTGTGATGAGCGGAACCTCGGCCGACGGCGTGGACGTAGCTCTCTGCCGTATCTTGCCCGGCACAGGTAAAGGGCCGCGCATCAAGTTGATCGGTTCGTCGGGCTTCCCGTATCCGAAGCCACTGCGCACAGCCGTGCTCACCGCCATGGACGCGAAGGCCATCTCCGCAGCCGAGCTATCGCGTCTACACTGGCGGCTCGGTGAGCTGTATGCCGATGCGATAAAAGCAACCGCAAAACGGTTCGGCGCAAAGGTGGACCTCGTCGGGTGCCACGGCCAGACGATCTACCACCAGGGTTCACCCACAAACTACCTCGGCAAACCAGTGCGATGCACATGGCAGATGGGCGAAGCATCGGTCATCGCAGAACGGCTTCATGCGCCAGTCGTCAGCGACTTCCGTCCCGCGGACCTCGCAGCTGGCGGGCAGGGCGCTCCCCTGGTGCCGGTGCTCGACTACATCATGTTCCGTTCACCGAAACAAAACCGTGTGCTGCAGAATCTCGGTGGCATCGCGAACATGACAGCCATCCCCGCAGGTGCTTCAAGCGAAGAGGTGATGGCCTTCGATTCCGGCCCGGCAAACGTCGTAATCGACGGCTGCATGGCGAAGCTCTTCGGTAGATCTTTTGACCGCAACGGAGCAACCGCTCGTCATGGCACCGTGCATCGGCCACTAGTTGAACAGCTCATGCGGTCGCGTTACTTCTCTGCTCCGCCGCCGAAGAGCTGCGGCCGCGAAGAGTTCGGCGGCGCATTCGTGGAGCGCTTCATCACCCTGTGCCGCAAGCATGTCGCGAAAGACGCCGACGTTATAGCGACGGCAACCGCACTGACGGCCGAGTCGATCCTCGATGCCTTCCGCCGCTTCGTCTGGCCGCACCTGAATCAAAAGGCGCCGAAGGCTGGCGGCACAGAGTATGTCATCGCCGGCGGCGGAGCGAAGAATGCAACGCTGATGAATCTACTCCGGTCTGGACTCGAGCCGCTCGGCGTTAGAACTCGCCTCATGGAAGAGCTAGGCGTTCCCGTGCAGGCGAAAGAGAGCATCGCGTTCGCGTTGATGGCGTGGCTGACATGGAACAATCTGCCGGGCAACATTCCAAGCGCCACCGGAGCCGCGCGGCCCGTCATCCTTGGGAAGGTCACACACGGATGA
- a CDS encoding glycosyltransferase family 2 protein, which translates to MFLSVVIPVFNESAALPLLFPRLRDSLRDFRWEVIFVDDGSRDETPEILACAALCDPCIKVLRLTRNFGHQAAVTAGLDFAEGDAVIVMDADLQDPPELLPRMVALYEQGYDVVSPQRVSRQAETMFKRWTATLFYRSLSLFSKQQLTNDVGDFRLFSRRAVKAIRSLREQHRYMRGMVAWLGMKEVLLPFERHARAAGETKYPLLKMLRFACTAISSFSALPLRISIAAGCLLSCGGFLYLFYVIYLALFTSALIPGWASVVGLECIFSGMILLALGGIGDYLARTYEEAKQRPLYVVTSTCNISASQRVPERAIVLEGVEAVEMPGGLTGPRLVEGIPASYEPLARVRG; encoded by the coding sequence ATGTTTCTTTCCGTTGTCATTCCGGTCTTCAATGAATCGGCAGCCCTGCCGCTTCTGTTTCCGCGTCTTCGCGACTCGTTGCGCGACTTCAGATGGGAGGTCATCTTTGTCGATGATGGAAGCCGGGATGAGACCCCCGAAATACTTGCATGTGCGGCATTATGCGATCCATGTATCAAGGTCCTTCGGTTGACGAGGAACTTCGGCCATCAGGCGGCAGTTACTGCCGGGCTTGACTTTGCCGAAGGAGATGCGGTCATCGTCATGGATGCAGATCTTCAAGACCCGCCTGAGCTGTTGCCGCGTATGGTTGCTCTTTACGAGCAGGGATATGACGTAGTCTCTCCGCAGAGAGTCTCGCGTCAGGCTGAGACAATGTTCAAGCGTTGGACTGCCACATTGTTCTATCGTTCGTTGTCGCTTTTCTCGAAGCAGCAACTAACGAATGACGTAGGAGACTTTCGGCTCTTCAGCCGCCGCGCTGTGAAGGCGATCCGCTCGCTTCGTGAGCAGCACCGGTATATGCGCGGCATGGTGGCGTGGCTTGGCATGAAAGAAGTTCTGCTGCCGTTTGAACGCCACGCCCGCGCGGCAGGAGAGACAAAATATCCGCTCCTCAAGATGCTGCGTTTTGCCTGCACGGCGATCTCATCGTTCTCAGCCTTGCCTCTGCGTATCAGCATTGCAGCGGGGTGCCTTCTTAGCTGCGGTGGGTTTCTCTACCTGTTCTATGTCATCTACCTGGCACTCTTCACGTCAGCACTTATCCCAGGCTGGGCCTCTGTCGTAGGGTTGGAGTGCATATTCTCAGGCATGATCCTGCTTGCGCTTGGCGGCATAGGAGACTACCTGGCCAGAACCTATGAAGAAGCGAAACAGCGGCCCTTGTATGTGGTTACGAGCACTTGCAATATCTCCGCATCGCAACGTGTTCCGGAACGAGCTATCGTCCTCGAAGGCGTCGAAGCTGTTGAAATGCCGGGTGGACTCACGGGGCCTCGTCTGGTTGAGGGCATTCCCGCTTCGTATGAACCGCTCGCTCGAGTGCGGGGGTGA
- a CDS encoding DUF192 domain-containing protein, with product MKAATRWFAALLSMHRGGKARAQCSIVNRTRQTELARFVDVAGDAASRRKGLLGRATLGEGEGLWIVPCEAVHTFGMQFPIDIVYVDRHKRVRKVRHSVPARRFSACLSAYSVIELTAGSVRRTGTKDGDQLEFTCHSLEGEL from the coding sequence ATGAAGGCGGCTACCCGTTGGTTTGCGGCACTCCTTTCCATGCATCGCGGCGGCAAGGCGCGCGCGCAATGCAGCATCGTCAATCGGACTCGGCAGACGGAGCTGGCACGATTTGTCGATGTTGCCGGCGATGCGGCGAGTCGCCGCAAAGGATTGCTCGGGCGCGCAACTCTAGGCGAGGGAGAAGGTCTCTGGATCGTTCCATGTGAGGCGGTACACACCTTTGGCATGCAATTTCCCATAGATATTGTCTATGTGGACCGTCACAAGCGTGTAAGGAAGGTTCGACACTCTGTGCCTGCGCGAAGGTTCTCGGCCTGCCTTTCTGCGTACTCCGTGATTGAACTGACGGCGGGCTCTGTGCGCAGAACAGGAACAAAGGACGGCGATCAGCTGGAATTTACCTGTCATTCTCTTGAAGGGGAGCTATAG
- the cpaB gene encoding Flp pilus assembly protein CpaB: MNKRLVVILLSAFVIAAACSYMVYRVLAKRIVGSRPSTTQVVVAANDIKIGSILKEEDLRLSDVNGEPSKGVLRTTKEAVGRGVISNIYKNEPILDNRLAAVGSGGGLAATISPGMRACAVKVDDVVGLAGFVTPGQRVDVLITGNPPGSNAAAEGPKVRTLLQNIQVLSAGTDIQKDEEGKPKSVQVVNLLVTPEQAENLSLASNQTHIQLVLRNPLDTQIAQPPGTAVANLFTGEKTAPPAPKPARAASRALPLRSDRVYLVQVFNGSKRTDEKFVSSEDK, from the coding sequence ATGAATAAAAGGCTGGTGGTCATTCTTCTCAGTGCGTTTGTGATCGCTGCTGCGTGCAGCTACATGGTCTACCGCGTCTTGGCCAAACGCATCGTGGGCTCGCGGCCGAGCACGACACAGGTTGTGGTTGCCGCCAATGATATTAAGATCGGCAGCATCCTTAAAGAAGAGGACCTGAGGCTTTCCGACGTAAATGGAGAACCTTCGAAGGGTGTGTTAAGGACCACGAAGGAAGCTGTCGGCCGTGGTGTCATCTCGAATATCTATAAGAACGAGCCAATCCTCGACAACCGTCTGGCGGCAGTCGGTTCCGGTGGCGGCCTCGCTGCGACGATTAGCCCAGGTATGAGGGCCTGTGCGGTTAAGGTGGACGACGTCGTCGGCCTGGCTGGCTTCGTCACACCGGGACAACGCGTCGACGTACTGATTACGGGCAACCCTCCAGGAAGCAATGCTGCTGCCGAAGGTCCAAAGGTCCGTACGCTGCTGCAGAATATCCAGGTGCTGTCGGCGGGTACAGACATTCAGAAGGACGAAGAGGGCAAGCCGAAGTCAGTGCAGGTCGTCAACCTGCTGGTGACGCCGGAGCAGGCGGAAAACCTGAGTCTGGCCAGCAATCAAACACACATTCAGCTCGTATTGAGAAATCCACTCGACACGCAGATCGCCCAGCCACCTGGCACGGCGGTGGCGAACCTCTTCACCGGAGAAAAGACAGCGCCTCCTGCCCCGAAGCCCGCCCGTGCGGCCTCTCGCGCACTTCCGCTGCGATCGGACCGGGTGTATTTGGTTCAGGTCTTCAATGGATCGAAGCGGACGGATGAAAAATTTGTTTCGAGCGAGGACAAATAA
- a CDS encoding oxidoreductase, with amino-acid sequence MNVTESEQKRVVRVGLIGYGYVGRTFHAPLIQAVPGMALSVIGSSQGEALRAVFPDSRICKPDDVPTSKDVDLVVIASPNESHYQLALAALRAGKDVVVDKPFTVTLEEARSLRKVAQEEKRLLSVFHNRRWESEILAARDVLQSGALGEVTHFECHMDRFRPNVRRRWREDPGPGAGLWFDLGPHLIDLSLYLFGMPHSVSGSFAILREGGRTDDWAHVQLFYDRMRVVLHASLLVSGGGPRSVLHGTKASWAKWGGDVQEDQLKVGMSPNNPNFGFDPSPSFLFSGETGAKTEMASPRANQLGYYIAIRDAILNGEPLPVTARDAVATMAILEASFQSGAEGKVLPIPLTEEELAEW; translated from the coding sequence ATGAACGTTACTGAATCGGAGCAGAAGAGAGTTGTCCGTGTTGGACTGATCGGTTATGGCTATGTAGGACGCACATTCCATGCGCCACTTATCCAGGCTGTACCTGGCATGGCACTCAGCGTTATTGGATCGAGTCAGGGTGAGGCGTTGCGAGCGGTCTTTCCGGACAGCAGAATCTGCAAGCCAGACGACGTCCCGACGAGCAAGGACGTAGACCTGGTGGTCATTGCCAGCCCGAACGAGAGTCATTACCAACTGGCGCTGGCTGCCTTACGCGCTGGAAAAGATGTTGTTGTCGACAAGCCGTTTACCGTGACTCTCGAAGAGGCACGGTCTTTGAGGAAGGTTGCTCAGGAAGAAAAGCGGCTTCTCTCCGTCTTTCACAATCGCCGGTGGGAGAGCGAGATTCTTGCGGCGAGAGACGTTTTGCAGTCGGGTGCGCTGGGCGAGGTGACACACTTTGAGTGTCACATGGACAGGTTTCGTCCAAACGTTCGCAGGCGATGGAGAGAAGACCCTGGACCTGGTGCGGGACTGTGGTTCGATCTTGGACCGCACCTGATTGATCTTTCGCTGTATCTCTTTGGCATGCCGCACTCGGTAAGCGGAAGCTTTGCCATTCTGCGCGAGGGTGGCAGGACGGACGACTGGGCGCATGTCCAGCTCTTCTACGATCGAATGCGCGTCGTGCTGCATGCGTCGCTGCTGGTCTCAGGCGGAGGGCCGCGCTCGGTTCTGCATGGCACGAAGGCGAGCTGGGCGAAGTGGGGGGGAGATGTGCAGGAAGACCAGCTCAAGGTGGGGATGTCACCGAACAATCCGAACTTTGGTTTCGATCCGTCACCCAGCTTTCTGTTCAGTGGAGAGACCGGCGCGAAGACGGAGATGGCTTCGCCGCGCGCGAACCAGCTTGGCTACTATATCGCGATACGCGACGCCATATTGAACGGCGAGCCGTTGCCGGTGACGGCGCGGGATGCAGTAGCAACCATGGCGATTCTTGAGGCATCGTTCCAGTCAGGTGCCGAAGGGAAGGTGTTGCCCATACCGCTCACGGAAGAAGAGCTGGCTGAATGGTAG
- a CDS encoding ABC transporter substrate-binding protein, translating to MIIESSPNNLDLRQGTDAQSERVGGVIFDALVKKDEHYNLRPWLATGWEQPDPLTLVIHLRDGVQFHDGRPLEAEDVAWTIRSMIDGTLITAKGGAFASVDRIDVRGRLTLVIHLKHPDAGLLFNMSDGLFGIVPRGAGKDFGLHPIGTGPFRFISAVQDKEVIVARNDHYWAGPPKINGVRFTVVPDTITSALELRKGSADLASNVLTLDMIHTLEQAPNVKVESGPSSVVIYSNFNVNDPVLRDRRVRQAIACAMDRRAIVDAIWRGQAVLANTLLPQGHWAAASDTEMAQYPHDVARAERLLDEAGFHPGTDGIRLRLTLKTSTDESTRLMAAVLQQQLRAAGIRLDIRSTEFGTFYADVTHGAFQMYALRWIGSNEDPDIFRYTYGTGSFPPKGANRGRYSNPRVDALLTAAASETDQAKRREDYVEVQKILAIDLPGIPLWYPNNEVVHSRRIDGVKPEASGTFDYLRQVTVR from the coding sequence ATGATCATCGAGAGCAGCCCCAACAACCTCGACCTGCGCCAGGGCACGGATGCGCAGTCCGAACGCGTCGGCGGCGTAATCTTCGACGCTCTGGTAAAGAAAGACGAGCACTACAACCTCAGGCCCTGGCTCGCAACAGGCTGGGAGCAGCCCGACCCGCTTACACTCGTCATTCATCTCCGCGACGGAGTGCAGTTCCACGACGGCCGTCCGCTTGAAGCAGAAGACGTTGCATGGACGATTCGCAGCATGATCGACGGTACGCTGATTACGGCCAAAGGAGGCGCCTTCGCCTCTGTCGATCGCATCGATGTTCGCGGCCGGCTCACTCTCGTCATCCACCTGAAGCACCCCGACGCCGGCCTGCTCTTCAACATGAGCGATGGTCTGTTTGGGATTGTTCCGCGCGGCGCAGGGAAGGACTTTGGCCTGCATCCCATCGGCACCGGGCCGTTCCGCTTCATAAGCGCCGTACAGGACAAAGAGGTCATCGTTGCCCGCAACGACCATTATTGGGCCGGCCCGCCAAAGATCAATGGCGTCCGCTTCACCGTCGTTCCCGACACCATCACCAGTGCGCTCGAACTTCGCAAGGGATCAGCCGATCTCGCCAGCAACGTCCTTACGCTCGACATGATCCATACGCTTGAGCAGGCTCCCAACGTAAAGGTCGAATCCGGCCCCAGCTCGGTCGTCATCTACTCCAACTTCAACGTAAACGACCCTGTGTTGCGTGACCGTCGCGTTCGACAGGCGATAGCCTGCGCTATGGATAGACGGGCGATTGTCGATGCAATCTGGCGAGGACAGGCCGTGCTTGCGAATACGCTTCTGCCGCAAGGACATTGGGCCGCAGCGAGTGATACCGAGATGGCGCAATATCCGCATGACGTCGCGCGCGCCGAGCGGCTGCTCGATGAAGCAGGCTTTCATCCCGGAACAGACGGCATTAGATTGCGGTTGACGTTGAAGACCTCGACCGATGAGTCCACGCGTTTGATGGCCGCCGTGCTCCAGCAGCAACTTCGCGCCGCCGGCATACGACTCGATATCCGTTCCACCGAATTCGGTACCTTTTACGCCGATGTCACACACGGCGCATTCCAGATGTACGCACTGCGCTGGATCGGGTCCAACGAAGACCCTGACATCTTTCGATATACCTATGGCACCGGCTCTTTTCCGCCCAAGGGCGCCAATCGCGGACGCTACTCCAACCCGCGCGTCGACGCGCTGCTAACGGCCGCAGCCTCAGAAACCGACCAGGCGAAACGCCGCGAAGACTATGTCGAAGTACAGAAGATTCTCGCCATCGACCTGCCCGGAATTCCTCTCTGGTATCCCAACAACGAGGTGGTCCACTCGCGGCGAATCGACGGCGTCAAACCGGAGGCATCGGGCACCTTCGACTATCTGCGCCAGGTCACGGTGAGATAG
- a CDS encoding pilus assembly protein N-terminal domain-containing protein, giving the protein MCVLCCSAFIASPLQAQTPSASPQALVQDAANDLVVAVGKSVLVDSARPVERVAIGSSDVAEATAVSRAEVMINGKAPGETTLIVWQEGGSRQFFNVKVHANNSVAADHLDALRRELRAELPGQPLRVSAEGGNVFLRGTVKDLESSDRAIQIASTAGKVVNLLYVNVPPPEPQILLKVRFASIDRTRGKSLGLNVFSTGAGNTIGSVTTQQFSPPGLTTSSSSTTSDGNTSATSVFNVTSLLNIFLFRPDINLGATIQALQTNGVLQVLAEPNLLTANGKQGSFLAGGQYPYPVVQGVTGGGTGAVTIQFKEYGVRLNFIPTITPRGTIRLQVAPEVSALDPSNGVTISGFNIPALTTRKVNTEVELSQGQSFVIGGLLDNRETKNLSKMPYIGDVPILGKFFQSMNVNRTNTELIVLVTPEIVNPIPAGAATPELKFPEKFLEPNTAAPMSNPVNATPAAQSAAPQTIAVEKLVRSMQPETPLVIDNSYGSSGMAGSSGMGASVAAH; this is encoded by the coding sequence ATGTGTGTGTTGTGCTGTTCTGCCTTTATTGCGTCTCCACTTCAGGCCCAGACACCAAGCGCCTCTCCCCAGGCATTGGTACAAGATGCAGCCAACGATCTAGTGGTAGCTGTGGGCAAGTCTGTACTGGTTGACTCAGCACGTCCGGTGGAGCGAGTGGCGATTGGTTCTTCCGATGTTGCCGAGGCGACTGCCGTCAGTCGAGCTGAGGTGATGATCAACGGCAAGGCTCCGGGAGAGACCACTCTTATTGTGTGGCAGGAAGGAGGTAGCCGGCAGTTTTTCAACGTGAAGGTTCATGCCAACAACTCTGTCGCGGCAGACCATCTCGATGCCCTGCGCCGTGAGCTACGGGCAGAGTTGCCTGGACAACCGTTACGAGTCTCTGCCGAAGGAGGGAATGTCTTCCTGCGCGGTACCGTGAAGGATCTCGAAAGCTCCGACCGCGCCATACAGATAGCGTCAACTGCCGGGAAGGTCGTCAATCTGCTTTATGTCAATGTTCCACCGCCCGAGCCCCAGATTCTGTTGAAGGTTCGTTTTGCAAGCATCGATCGCACACGCGGCAAGTCGCTGGGTTTGAATGTCTTCAGCACGGGAGCGGGAAATACGATCGGATCGGTGACTACCCAGCAGTTCTCTCCTCCTGGGCTAACCACATCGTCGTCGTCAACAACGAGCGATGGAAACACCTCCGCCACGTCTGTCTTCAATGTCACGAGCCTGTTGAACATATTTCTGTTTCGGCCCGATATCAATCTTGGAGCGACCATCCAGGCGCTGCAGACGAACGGTGTACTTCAGGTTCTTGCGGAACCAAATCTGCTGACCGCAAATGGGAAACAGGGCAGTTTCCTTGCTGGAGGACAGTACCCCTACCCCGTCGTCCAGGGCGTTACCGGAGGTGGGACCGGTGCTGTCACTATTCAGTTCAAGGAGTATGGCGTTCGCCTGAACTTTATTCCAACGATTACGCCTCGGGGGACGATTCGCCTGCAGGTAGCGCCGGAGGTCAGCGCGCTTGATCCCTCCAACGGAGTAACCATCTCCGGGTTTAATATTCCCGCACTGACAACGCGAAAGGTTAATACTGAGGTTGAACTGAGCCAAGGACAGAGTTTTGTCATCGGCGGTCTGCTCGACAACCGCGAGACGAAGAACCTCTCGAAGATGCCGTACATTGGCGATGTTCCTATTCTGGGCAAGTTCTTTCAGTCCATGAATGTCAACCGCACAAACACAGAACTGATCGTTCTGGTCACGCCGGAGATCGTGAACCCGATACCCGCCGGCGCCGCAACACCAGAACTGAAGTTCCCGGAGAAATTCCTTGAGCCCAACACGGCTGCACCGATGAGCAACCCTGTCAATGCAACTCCGGCGGCGCAGAGTGCAGCACCGCAGACCATTGCAGTTGAGAAGCTGGTGCGCAGCATGCAGCCGGAGACACCGTTAGTTATCGACAACTCATATGGTTCCTCGGGTATGGCAGGCAGTTCTGGAATGGGCGCTTCTGTTGCGGCGCATTAG
- a CDS encoding methyltransferase domain-containing protein, translating into MSLPAAAINREPSNARDKPEFDRYASDYDELLTDPARDYFAKDPLHFHKRKWDLMQRLLKRAGVDAASLRWLDVGCGRGELLGLAGGHFAEAMGCDPSPAMLSACANFKNREFKETLQVLQRHRVKYVVWNTHFQDAAVSRLFPSAVQTDPASQVIEPYLETHYRQIWADENNRLMELKSDDTAVERTSGSDDSK; encoded by the coding sequence ATGAGCCTGCCTGCCGCTGCGATCAACCGCGAGCCGTCAAATGCAAGAGATAAGCCTGAGTTCGATCGCTATGCCTCAGACTATGACGAGTTGTTGACTGATCCAGCAAGAGATTATTTTGCAAAGGACCCACTCCACTTTCACAAAAGAAAATGGGATCTTATGCAGCGTCTCCTGAAGCGGGCTGGCGTAGATGCAGCCTCGTTGCGATGGCTTGACGTTGGATGTGGACGTGGTGAATTGCTTGGACTCGCTGGTGGCCACTTTGCCGAGGCGATGGGATGCGATCCTTCTCCGGCAATGCTCTCAGCTTGTGCAAACTTCAAGAATCGAGAATTCAAAGAAACTCTGCAAGTTTTACAAAGGCATCGAGTAAAGTACGTTGTTTGGAATACGCACTTCCAAGATGCGGCCGTCAGCCGTCTTTTTCCGTCAGCAGTACAGACCGATCCAGCTTCACAGGTGATTGAGCCCTATCTGGAGACCCACTACAGACAAATCTGGGCTGATGAAAATAACCGCTTGATGGAGTTAAAAAGCGATGACACCGCAGTCGAGAGAACATCCGGTTCCGACGACTCAAAGTGA